In Flavobacterium cerinum, one genomic interval encodes:
- a CDS encoding mechanosensitive ion channel family protein, translated as MEQMNNFFIHYFNVLLDYSPKVISALIILFLGIWGIRFIRKIAETVMTKRELEPTLIKFLLDFLIWALRVLLFVSVISKLGIETSSFVAILGAIGLAVGLSLQGSLSNFAGGVLIILFKPFKVGDTIEAQTENGKVLAIQIFSTKILTAQNQIIYIPNGILSNGKIKNFSQQTIRRTTLVVPTGYDSDIKTIKAQLEELIKNHPKILQTPTPEVIISDMGEKNLIFSLRAWTNNSDYGTVCSELLEKSSKIVKVTTS; from the coding sequence ATGGAACAAATGAATAACTTTTTTATTCACTATTTTAACGTACTACTGGATTATTCACCTAAAGTAATCTCGGCTCTCATCATCCTGTTTCTCGGGATTTGGGGTATCCGTTTTATTCGTAAGATTGCCGAAACGGTAATGACCAAAAGAGAATTGGAACCGACATTGATCAAATTTTTACTTGATTTCCTGATTTGGGCACTGCGCGTCTTATTATTCGTATCGGTAATTTCTAAATTAGGTATCGAAACATCCTCATTTGTTGCTATTCTGGGTGCCATCGGTTTGGCTGTCGGTTTATCATTACAAGGATCGCTTTCTAACTTTGCCGGCGGTGTATTGATCATTCTTTTCAAACCATTTAAAGTAGGCGACACTATCGAAGCACAAACGGAAAACGGAAAAGTATTGGCCATTCAGATTTTTTCAACTAAAATCCTGACCGCTCAAAATCAGATTATTTATATTCCAAACGGAATTTTATCAAACGGTAAGATTAAAAACTTTTCGCAACAAACCATTCGTCGAACGACTCTTGTAGTTCCGACCGGTTATGATTCCGATATTAAAACAATTAAGGCGCAGCTCGAAGAATTGATAAAAAATCATCCGAAAATACTGCAAACACCGACACCGGAAGTAATCATCAGTGATATGGGTGAAAAGAATCTGATCTTCTCCCTCCGTGCCTGGACCAATAATTCCGATTACGGAACGGTTTGTTCCGAGCTTCTGGAAAAGAGCAGTAAAATTGTTAAGGTTACGACTTCTTAG
- a CDS encoding thioredoxin domain-containing protein — MNAFFKTMNELQHESSPYLLQHANNPIHWKAWNDTTLATAKTENKLMIVSIGYSACHWCHVMEHESFEDNEVAQVMNAGFIAVKVDREERPDVDAIYMKAVQLMTGHGGWPLNVVCLPDGRPVWGGTYFKKDNWIDILNQLYNLYQSNPAKVTEYAEKLHEGISFLGIVNHTNANPEEQDPAHIKALIEKWSKSFDWEFGGYARAPKFMMPNNYLFLQRFGYQTSSKDLLDFVDLTLTRMAYGGLFDVLGGGFSRYSVDMRWHVPHFEKMLYDNGQLMSLYAEAYKRTQSPLYKEVIEKTMDFVQRELLNPDGGFYSALDADSINPKQQLEEGAYYVWQKETLQQLLQSDFDIFSTLFNINDFGYWEHDNYVLIQSQSLENIADQFGLTVAELAHKKQQWERLLFQEQLKRPKPRLDDKSLTSWNAIMLKGCIDAYNAIGNKDYLKLAQDNASFIIQRLWSDEGHLWHTYKNGQSTIIGFLEDYAFTIDAFIALYQTTLEESYLYHAKQLTDYCFDHFYDETQQFFLFKAKNTSALIAEHYEIEDNVIPSSNSVMAGNLFTLGILFHNSHYEKTAMQMLNHVIPNIDYGSAFSNWLNLWMNLSTDNKELAVCGSDALSMIQLINQNYLPHVIVAGSTTASDIPFLQNRFDDNDTLFYICENKNCQLPVNTITTALNELAIK, encoded by the coding sequence ATGAACGCCTTTTTTAAAACCATGAACGAACTCCAACACGAATCCAGTCCTTACCTACTCCAACATGCCAACAATCCGATACATTGGAAAGCGTGGAATGATACAACTTTGGCTACAGCCAAAACCGAAAACAAACTAATGATTGTAAGTATCGGTTATTCTGCCTGTCACTGGTGCCATGTAATGGAACACGAAAGTTTTGAAGACAATGAGGTGGCTCAGGTAATGAATGCCGGTTTTATTGCTGTTAAAGTGGACCGCGAGGAACGTCCCGATGTGGATGCTATCTATATGAAAGCGGTTCAACTAATGACCGGACACGGCGGATGGCCGCTAAATGTAGTTTGCTTACCGGATGGCCGACCGGTTTGGGGTGGTACCTATTTTAAAAAAGACAATTGGATCGACATTCTGAATCAGCTTTACAACCTGTATCAATCCAACCCGGCCAAGGTTACGGAATATGCCGAAAAATTACACGAAGGGATTTCATTTCTCGGAATCGTCAATCATACCAATGCTAATCCGGAAGAACAGGATCCGGCTCACATTAAAGCTTTGATTGAGAAGTGGTCCAAAAGTTTTGACTGGGAATTCGGAGGTTATGCCCGAGCTCCTAAATTTATGATGCCGAATAACTATCTTTTTTTACAACGATTCGGCTATCAGACGTCATCTAAAGACCTGCTGGATTTTGTTGACCTTACATTAACCCGAATGGCCTATGGCGGATTATTCGATGTTTTGGGCGGTGGTTTTTCCCGCTACTCCGTTGATATGCGATGGCATGTTCCGCACTTTGAAAAAATGCTGTATGACAACGGTCAATTGATGAGCTTATATGCCGAAGCTTACAAACGTACTCAAAGTCCGCTTTACAAAGAAGTAATTGAAAAGACAATGGATTTTGTACAACGGGAACTTTTAAATCCTGACGGCGGTTTCTACTCAGCTTTGGATGCCGACAGTATAAATCCGAAACAGCAACTGGAAGAAGGCGCTTATTATGTTTGGCAAAAAGAAACGTTGCAACAACTTTTACAAAGTGATTTCGACATCTTTTCTACACTATTCAATATTAATGATTTCGGTTATTGGGAACACGATAATTATGTTCTGATTCAAAGTCAATCACTCGAAAATATTGCAGATCAATTCGGATTGACGGTAGCCGAACTGGCACACAAAAAACAACAATGGGAACGATTATTATTCCAGGAACAACTAAAAAGGCCTAAACCGCGTTTGGATGACAAGTCTCTGACATCCTGGAATGCCATTATGCTAAAAGGTTGTATTGATGCCTATAATGCTATCGGCAATAAAGACTATTTAAAACTGGCTCAAGACAATGCTTCCTTTATCATACAACGCCTTTGGTCAGATGAAGGCCATTTATGGCACACTTATAAAAACGGACAAAGTACGATTATCGGCTTTTTGGAAGATTATGCCTTTACCATTGACGCATTTATTGCTTTATACCAAACTACGTTAGAAGAATCGTATTTATACCATGCTAAGCAATTAACCGATTATTGTTTTGATCATTTTTATGATGAAACGCAGCAATTCTTTTTATTTAAAGCCAAAAATACCTCAGCCTTAATCGCCGAACATTACGAGATTGAAGACAATGTTATCCCTTCATCCAATTCGGTAATGGCCGGCAATCTGTTTACGTTGGGTATTTTATTCCATAACAGTCATTATGAGAAAACAGCTATGCAAATGCTCAACCACGTTATCCCGAACATCGATTACGGTTCTGCCTTTTCCAATTGGCTTAATTTATGGATGAACTTGTCAACTGATAATAAAGAACTGGCTGTTTGCGGCTCCGATGCATTATCGATGATCCAACTGATCAACCAAAACTATCTGCCGCATGTTATTGTCGCCGGAAGTACAACAGCATCCGATATCCCTTTTCTTCAAAATCGATTTGATGATAACGATACGCTGTTTTATATTTGCGAAAACAAAAATTGCCAGCTTCCTGTCAATACAATAACAACCGCTTTAAACGAATTAGCAATTAAATAA
- a CDS encoding dodecin family protein, whose amino-acid sequence MGVLKVIELLSSSEVSWEEATKKAVAEASKTLKHIRSVYVQEQSAVVKDDQVTEFRVNLKLTFEIK is encoded by the coding sequence ATGGGCGTATTAAAAGTAATCGAATTACTTTCCAGCTCGGAAGTAAGTTGGGAAGAAGCCACAAAAAAAGCAGTTGCCGAAGCTTCGAAAACACTAAAACACATTCGTTCCGTTTATGTTCAGGAACAAAGTGCCGTTGTTAAAGACGATCAGGTAACCGAATTCAGAGTAAATCTGAAACTCACTTTTGAAATAAAATAA
- a CDS encoding NifU family protein translates to MLKVTIRDTQNPAIVKFEFPDFITKSESFEFKNIDETAPSPLAKQLFYLPFVKTVYISGNFIAIEKYSIVEWHEVKELLAEQIESFVDKGGKIINIEENKSKKLPVTVYAETTPNPSVLKFVASRLLTKTSVEFKNIDETAASPLAKELFKLPFVKEVFIDENYISITKYDISEWQEITQEVRTFIKNYVEEGKTIIDETQIVKTAGHEKQQEEYFNSLDVTSQQIINILDEYVKPAVASDGGNIIFDSYDETEKRVKVVLQGACSGCPSSTFTLKNGIENMLKEMLHDQNIKVEAING, encoded by the coding sequence ATGTTAAAAGTAACAATACGAGATACGCAAAACCCTGCCATTGTGAAGTTTGAATTTCCGGATTTCATAACAAAAAGTGAAAGTTTCGAGTTTAAAAACATCGACGAAACGGCGCCGTCCCCTTTAGCTAAACAGCTTTTCTACCTTCCGTTTGTAAAGACCGTCTATATTTCCGGTAACTTTATTGCTATCGAAAAATATTCGATCGTAGAATGGCATGAGGTAAAAGAATTATTAGCCGAACAAATCGAAAGTTTTGTTGACAAAGGCGGTAAGATCATTAACATTGAGGAAAACAAAAGCAAAAAATTACCGGTTACCGTTTACGCAGAGACTACTCCTAACCCATCGGTTCTGAAATTTGTAGCGAGTCGCTTACTTACGAAGACCAGTGTTGAATTTAAAAACATTGATGAAACGGCTGCATCTCCATTGGCTAAGGAATTATTCAAGCTCCCTTTTGTAAAAGAAGTTTTTATCGATGAAAATTATATCTCAATCACCAAGTACGACATCAGTGAGTGGCAAGAGATCACACAGGAGGTTCGTACTTTTATCAAAAACTATGTTGAAGAAGGAAAAACGATAATTGATGAAACACAGATCGTAAAAACGGCTGGTCACGAAAAACAACAGGAAGAGTATTTTAATAGTCTGGATGTAACATCACAACAAATTATCAATATCCTGGATGAATATGTAAAACCGGCTGTTGCATCGGATGGCGGTAACATTATTTTTGATTCGTATGATGAAACGGAAAAACGCGTTAAAGTGGTCCTTCAGGGTGCTTGCAGCGGATGTCCGTCATCGACCTTTACCTTGAAAAACGGTATCGAAAATATGCTGAAGGAGATGTTACACGATCAAAATATCAAAGTGGAAGCGATAAACGGCTAA
- a CDS encoding T9SS type B sorting domain-containing protein, whose amino-acid sequence MKKRYFLLFLLFSVVAFSQPITVNSNTYTVPQLVQDVLINSQCAQISNISWRTGNTNGQGSENGIGYFQNTNPNFPIQSGVILSTGRATSAPGPNTSILSQGSSSWTGDADLKTQMIQAGVITNSFNYTNASYIQFNFTPLTDSFSFNFLFASEEYGMYQCSTEYSDAFAFILTNLVTGQSTNLAVVPGTTQPISVFTVKDAVNNTDCPSANSNYFGMYYPENGFPPAPIQFNGRTKVMSASGTVIPNTPYRIKMVIADGGGLSGTDTLYDSAVFLQAGSFNVGQASLGSDLTVDNLGALCPGEIRTLSTGLDPAFYTFQWTLDGDNIPGANGPSYGVSAPGLYGVIITNNGGACVQQPDPIRVEVFPQIQAGTPVDLFKCGDGTTPVSFDLNENHAAILAGLDPGTIITYHLDANDLPGGGGYIQDPSNYMTAITRTIFVRVSTGENDCYVTRQFDVNVMSCTADPVRPDDVTVCDTNNDGVETFDLTQFYTTILGGQAAADYNITFHLTQTAADNNTSPITPANAFTTGTQTVYIRMERADDPTVFGTTSFQLIIKALPIGFMTGPEGICSGSSAVISFEGTPGATINYKVDGQDASITLSATGGGSVLTPPLTANTVYSLVSVVSNDSPQCTQNLTGNVSITVFQPPTVTLTGDATICSGGTAVLTFNGTPDAVVTYNNGTTDLSVTLDASGEANVTVGPLTANTTYSLVRIISSGTPACMTSYTSGGATITVNPLPTATISAPALICSGDTAVVSFTGPANGVVTYSDGTTTMTINLDATGNASITTPALTAAATYSLMSVSTDPAVTPVCTQNQNASVTIGVKALPEATITGPASVCSGSSATIVINGTPNATVTYTFDGNTTPLTVTLNSAGTASVTTAPLTGPITYQLISVTSSGTPACSQAQTGSHTVTTVVAPTIFNPTPLEMCNDNYDDGVVTFDLSVKLAEITGGDPNLTVTFHETPEDAQLGNYPIQMPLYTNINPVSQILYIRVVNTGVNACASFSTLTLIVHERPTIVQNVSNYELCETSTPGDGVEIFNLTTKDAEVSGTQTGITVTYYLSEANALAGTSPITVPTAYQNGSNPETIWYQLQNAHGCIAVGSFQLIVNPLPSVPMPVPAYTLCDYTGQPLYEQFDLSTKIPEIIGTATGLEVKFYKTEAQAHANVAGTELPTLYTNEVATVQTIFVNVTNSTTGCYSVTAMDLRVEPLPVLIMPTTPVTVCDGTNNDGIGSFDLNDLVTDMLSGETNVTVSFHETQQNAQNGLFPITIMPYENINPWNQTLWVLATNNVTGCKSVYSFQLRVEPAPIMPTLLDLDECDTDSNPHDNQTTFDLTVHTATILAAQTGAATDYEVNYYISQTNAENGTPFIVSNGNFIGTNGQTIWVRVTHIATGCYTIGSFKLIVNSPLQLTQPDEITLCDDALPNDQRQIFDLTIREAQITGGATGYTFKYYSSTALPPNPGTLITNPTAFPNTATVQTLLVEVISGAGCSSYVTLTIRVTPLPEPKFDPAPLVLCDDDYPGDGITFFDVTVNANYIRNNANYVLTYHASQTDALAGINAIATPTNWQNVDGNGNALTSVWIRVTTAPANNRDRCSLVVEQPLIVNPRPAAGPVTDYHMCQIPFTGSGVFDLSTKTPEALAGQGPAGYTVTYHATQADADSGAAPLATNHPSTVNGETIYVRVVNTATGCYNTTSFQLFVERGSEATDIPDITRCDDLNDGTETFDLSSLDATILGPVQAADPNFSVSYYASDADLANGTPIGTPGAYTITDYLTHEIIAVVKNTYSAYGCLAEIRFNITVFRLPEPTPNAGFVCVDQETGNVLNTHIIDSGLDAATHTFQWYEDDASGAPQPIAGATGSTYEVNHAGTYSVIATSTVTGCVSLPAEVVITQSEPAEVTYTVSNAFTDNQVITVQAIGIGEYMYQLDEGDIQSSPVFTNVNSGTHTITVYDMKGCAATIVRNVTVINYPHYFTPNGDNYHDFWNIGDLENDVNAKIYIFDRYGKLLKQIKPSRVSGWDGTLNGQPLPSTDYWFTVNYTENGELKEFKAHFSLKR is encoded by the coding sequence ATGAAAAAACGCTACTTTTTACTGTTTTTACTGTTTTCTGTTGTGGCCTTTTCACAGCCTATTACAGTAAATTCGAATACTTATACCGTTCCGCAATTGGTGCAGGATGTTTTAATCAATTCCCAGTGTGCACAGATTTCCAACATTAGTTGGAGAACCGGGAATACGAACGGACAAGGGTCTGAAAACGGAATCGGTTATTTTCAAAATACAAACCCTAACTTCCCGATTCAATCCGGTGTTATTCTAAGTACCGGTAGAGCAACTTCAGCACCCGGACCGAATACCAGTATTTTAAGTCAGGGTAGTTCGTCTTGGACAGGGGATGCCGATCTGAAAACACAGATGATTCAGGCAGGTGTTATAACGAATTCGTTTAACTATACCAATGCCAGCTATATCCAATTTAACTTTACGCCGTTAACGGATAGTTTTAGTTTTAATTTCCTTTTTGCTTCAGAAGAATACGGAATGTACCAATGTAGTACTGAATATTCGGATGCCTTTGCTTTTATTTTAACAAATTTGGTTACGGGTCAGAGTACGAATCTGGCTGTTGTGCCGGGAACGACGCAGCCCATTTCTGTTTTTACGGTAAAAGACGCTGTAAATAATACTGATTGCCCTTCTGCAAATTCAAATTATTTCGGAATGTATTATCCGGAAAACGGTTTTCCGCCGGCTCCGATTCAGTTTAATGGTAGAACAAAAGTAATGAGTGCTTCCGGTACCGTTATTCCGAACACGCCTTATAGAATTAAAATGGTTATTGCTGATGGAGGAGGACTAAGTGGAACTGATACATTATACGATTCTGCGGTATTCTTACAAGCAGGAAGTTTTAATGTTGGTCAGGCTTCTTTAGGAAGTGATTTAACAGTTGATAACCTTGGTGCATTATGCCCGGGAGAAATCAGAACTTTATCAACAGGATTAGATCCTGCTTTTTATACTTTTCAGTGGACACTTGACGGAGATAATATTCCGGGAGCGAACGGACCATCTTATGGGGTTTCTGCACCGGGGTTATACGGGGTGATTATTACTAATAACGGAGGTGCATGTGTACAGCAGCCGGATCCGATCCGGGTCGAAGTCTTCCCGCAGATTCAGGCAGGTACTCCGGTTGATCTCTTTAAATGTGGAGATGGTACAACTCCTGTTAGTTTTGACCTGAATGAGAACCATGCAGCTATTTTAGCCGGACTTGATCCGGGTACGATTATAACATACCATCTTGATGCTAATGATTTACCAGGTGGAGGTGGGTATATTCAAGATCCATCTAACTACATGACTGCGATTACGAGAACAATTTTTGTTAGGGTTTCTACCGGAGAAAATGATTGTTATGTTACCCGTCAATTTGATGTGAATGTTATGTCTTGTACTGCCGATCCTGTTAGACCGGATGATGTGACAGTTTGTGATACAAACAATGATGGTGTTGAAACGTTTGATCTGACACAATTTTATACTACAATATTAGGCGGACAAGCTGCTGCTGATTATAATATTACATTCCATCTTACGCAAACTGCGGCCGACAATAATACAAGTCCGATTACACCTGCGAATGCATTCACTACAGGTACTCAGACGGTTTATATCCGTATGGAAAGAGCGGATGATCCTACGGTTTTCGGAACAACCAGTTTCCAGTTAATCATTAAGGCATTACCGATTGGTTTTATGACTGGCCCGGAAGGCATTTGTAGTGGTAGTTCAGCTGTTATCAGTTTCGAAGGTACGCCGGGAGCAACTATAAATTATAAAGTTGATGGACAAGATGCTAGTATTACTTTAAGTGCTACGGGTGGCGGATCAGTACTGACACCTCCATTAACTGCAAATACAGTTTACAGTTTAGTCAGTGTAGTGAGTAACGATTCACCGCAATGTACTCAAAATTTAACTGGGAATGTTTCTATTACGGTTTTCCAACCGCCTACAGTTACATTAACCGGTGACGCAACAATTTGTTCCGGCGGAACAGCTGTGTTAACGTTTAACGGAACACCGGATGCTGTCGTGACTTATAATAACGGAACAACTGATTTGTCTGTGACATTGGATGCTTCGGGAGAGGCTAACGTAACAGTAGGACCTTTAACAGCAAATACAACTTATAGCTTGGTGAGGATCATCTCTTCGGGAACACCGGCTTGTATGACTTCTTATACTAGTGGGGGTGCTACTATCACAGTAAATCCATTACCAACTGCTACGATCAGTGCGCCGGCTTTAATTTGTTCGGGCGATACAGCAGTTGTAAGTTTTACGGGTCCTGCAAACGGCGTGGTAACATATAGTGACGGAACCACAACAATGACAATAAATTTAGATGCTACCGGAAATGCGAGTATTACGACTCCTGCATTAACGGCTGCTGCGACTTATAGTTTAATGAGTGTAAGTACCGATCCGGCAGTAACTCCGGTATGTACTCAGAACCAAAATGCATCGGTAACAATTGGCGTAAAAGCTTTACCTGAGGCGACCATTACCGGACCGGCTTCAGTATGTTCCGGAAGTTCCGCTACGATTGTCATCAACGGAACACCAAATGCAACGGTTACCTATACATTTGACGGTAATACAACACCTTTAACGGTTACCTTAAACAGTGCGGGAACTGCTTCAGTTACAACAGCACCATTAACGGGACCGATTACTTATCAGTTGATCAGTGTTACTTCAAGCGGAACACCGGCTTGTAGTCAGGCGCAAACCGGAAGTCATACGGTAACTACAGTAGTGGCACCAACAATCTTTAATCCTACACCATTAGAGATGTGTAATGACAACTACGATGACGGAGTTGTAACTTTTGATTTAAGTGTAAAACTGGCAGAGATTACTGGCGGTGATCCTAACCTTACCGTAACTTTCCATGAAACACCGGAAGATGCGCAGTTAGGAAACTATCCGATCCAAATGCCTTTATATACCAATATTAACCCTGTTAGTCAGATTTTATATATCCGAGTAGTTAATACAGGAGTAAATGCTTGTGCGTCTTTCTCAACCTTGACGTTAATCGTTCATGAAAGACCTACAATTGTACAAAACGTAAGTAACTATGAGTTGTGTGAAACCAGTACACCTGGCGACGGAGTAGAGATTTTTAATCTGACTACAAAAGATGCAGAAGTAAGCGGAACACAAACAGGAATTACGGTAACGTATTACTTAAGTGAAGCGAATGCTTTAGCGGGAACCAGCCCTATTACTGTACCGACAGCTTACCAAAACGGAAGCAACCCGGAAACGATCTGGTATCAGTTGCAGAATGCGCATGGATGTATCGCAGTAGGTTCATTCCAATTAATCGTAAACCCATTACCATCGGTTCCAATGCCGGTACCGGCTTATACTTTGTGTGATTACACAGGTCAGCCGTTATACGAGCAGTTCGATTTATCGACTAAGATCCCTGAGATTATCGGAACGGCTACAGGATTAGAAGTTAAGTTCTATAAAACAGAGGCGCAAGCTCATGCTAATGTAGCAGGAACGGAATTACCGACATTATACACGAATGAGGTTGCGACTGTTCAAACGATTTTTGTTAATGTAACCAACAGTACCACGGGCTGTTACTCGGTAACGGCTATGGATTTACGAGTAGAGCCATTACCGGTATTGATTATGCCAACAACACCGGTTACGGTTTGTGATGGAACTAACAATGACGGAATCGGAAGTTTTGACTTGAATGATTTAGTGACTGATATGTTAAGTGGTGAGACCAATGTAACGGTAAGTTTCCACGAAACACAACAAAATGCTCAAAACGGCTTGTTCCCAATCACGATCATGCCATATGAGAACATTAACCCTTGGAATCAGACTTTATGGGTATTGGCAACAAACAACGTAACAGGATGTAAGAGTGTTTACTCGTTCCAGTTACGAGTTGAACCGGCGCCTATTATGCCAACGTTATTGGATTTAGATGAGTGTGATACGGATTCTAATCCGCATGACAACCAGACGACGTTTGATTTAACAGTACACACGGCTACAATTTTAGCAGCTCAAACAGGTGCAGCTACAGATTATGAAGTGAACTATTATATTTCGCAGACCAATGCAGAGAACGGAACTCCGTTTATAGTATCAAACGGAAACTTTATCGGCACCAACGGTCAGACGATCTGGGTTCGTGTAACGCATATCGCTACGGGATGTTATACTATCGGCAGCTTTAAGCTGATTGTAAACAGTCCGCTACAATTAACGCAACCGGATGAGATCACTTTATGTGATGACGCATTACCGAATGATCAACGTCAGATATTTGATTTAACCATTCGTGAGGCACAGATCACCGGAGGTGCAACAGGTTATACGTTCAAATATTACAGCAGTACGGCTTTACCGCCAAACCCTGGAACGTTGATCACCAATCCAACAGCTTTCCCTAATACAGCTACAGTACAAACTTTGTTAGTAGAAGTGATAAGCGGAGCAGGATGTAGCAGCTATGTTACCTTAACAATCCGAGTTACACCATTACCGGAACCGAAATTTGATCCGGCACCGCTGGTATTGTGTGATGATGATTATCCTGGCGATGGCATTACGTTTTTTGATGTAACGGTAAATGCGAACTATATCCGCAATAATGCGAACTATGTTCTAACCTACCACGCAAGTCAGACCGATGCATTAGCCGGAATCAACGCTATTGCAACACCAACGAACTGGCAGAATGTTGATGGAAACGGAAACGCACTAACCAGTGTTTGGATCCGGGTGACTACAGCCCCGGCTAATAACCGTGACCGTTGTTCATTAGTAGTAGAACAGCCATTGATAGTGAATCCAAGACCGGCGGCAGGTCCTGTAACGGATTACCATATGTGTCAGATTCCATTCACGGGAAGTGGAGTATTTGATTTAAGTACGAAAACCCCGGAAGCTTTAGCAGGTCAAGGTCCTGCAGGTTATACGGTAACGTACCATGCTACTCAGGCGGATGCTGATAGTGGAGCGGCGCCATTGGCAACGAACCACCCAAGTACGGTAAACGGTGAGACGATTTATGTACGTGTAGTGAATACGGCTACAGGTTGTTACAACACGACCAGCTTCCAGTTATTTGTGGAAAGAGGATCCGAAGCGACCGATATACCGGATATTACCCGATGTGATGATTTGAATGACGGAACAGAAACTTTCGATTTAAGCAGTTTAGATGCTACGATCTTAGGTCCTGTACAAGCAGCGGATCCGAACTTTAGTGTAAGCTATTATGCATCAGATGCTGATTTAGCCAACGGAACGCCAATTGGAACACCGGGAGCTTATACGATTACAGATTACCTGACGCATGAGATCATTGCGGTAGTTAAAAATACGTACAGTGCATACGGATGTCTTGCAGAAATACGTTTTAATATTACCGTATTCCGATTACCGGAGCCGACACCAAATGCAGGATTTGTATGTGTTGATCAGGAGACAGGAAACGTTCTGAATACCCATATTATTGACAGTGGATTAGATGCAGCAACGCATACATTCCAATGGTATGAGGATGATGCAAGTGGAGCACCACAACCGATAGCGGGAGCAACAGGTTCAACGTATGAAGTAAACCATGCGGGCACGTATTCGGTAATTGCAACCAGTACAGTAACCGGTTGTGTATCGTTACCGGCAGAAGTAGTAATCACCCAATCCGAACCGGCCGAGGTAACGTATACGGTATCGAATGCCTTTACGGATAATCAGGTGATAACGGTTCAGGCAATCGGAATCGGAGAGTATATGTATCAGTTAGACGAAGGTGATATCCAGTCTAGCCCTGTGTTTACTAATGTAAATTCAGGAACACATACGATCACGGTTTACGATATGAAAGGTTGTGCGGCCACAATCGTAAGAAATGTAACAGTGATCAACTATCCGCATTATTTCACACCAAACGGTGATAATTACCATGATTTCTGGAATATTGGTGATTTAGAAAACGATGTCAATGCAAAAATTTATATATTTGACCGTTACGGCAAACTATTGAAACAGATCAAGCCATCACGAGTAAGCGGATGGGATGGAACATTAAACGGACAACCGTTACCATCAACAGATTACTGGTTCACAGTGAACTATACGGAGAATGGAGAATTAAAAGAGTTTAAAGCGCATTTCTCATTAAAAAGATAA